Proteins found in one Sporosarcina sp. FSL K6-3457 genomic segment:
- a CDS encoding O-methyltransferase, with the protein MKQINNYIDAVYTQQDALLEEVIASIEENGMPAISVSPSSGKLLTMLMAISGAKHILEIGALGGYSGICLARGFGGEGKLTSLELEERYVALASSNLVKAGFGDQVSYMTGPALQSLEQLVSEGQQFDFFFIDADKENYENYLDYCIRLAEAGALIVTDNVLAHGSVVDPEVKPKRYTELMKIFNETVANHPRLESLLIPIGDGLTISQVKK; encoded by the coding sequence ATGAAACAAATTAATAATTATATTGATGCAGTATATACACAGCAAGATGCTTTGTTGGAGGAAGTCATTGCTTCCATTGAGGAAAATGGTATGCCTGCTATATCGGTGTCGCCTTCTTCTGGCAAGCTACTCACGATGCTGATGGCGATTTCAGGGGCTAAACATATACTGGAAATCGGTGCGCTTGGCGGTTATAGCGGAATTTGCCTTGCAAGAGGGTTTGGCGGTGAAGGGAAATTGACTTCTCTTGAGTTGGAAGAGCGATATGTAGCGTTGGCATCGAGCAATCTAGTGAAAGCTGGCTTTGGCGATCAAGTATCCTATATGACCGGTCCTGCTTTACAAAGCCTTGAACAATTAGTAAGTGAGGGGCAGCAGTTTGATTTTTTCTTTATCGATGCGGATAAAGAAAATTATGAAAATTACTTGGACTATTGTATTCGGCTTGCAGAGGCGGGGGCGTTAATCGTAACGGATAATGTACTAGCTCACGGTAGTGTAGTGGATCCAGAAGTGAAACCGAAACGCTATACAGAATTAATGAAGATATTCAATGAAACGGTAGCGAATCATCCCCGATTGGAATCGCTGCTGATTCCAATCGGGGATGGGCTGACGATTTCACAAGTGAAGAAATAA
- a CDS encoding small, acid-soluble spore protein tlp codes for MSKFTPKPNDSADNEERLKKTISNLEAAEAAMEFAEGKELAAIQEKNARRKEGIKNLKNEIIEEDKSRINGYL; via the coding sequence ATGTCAAAGTTCACACCTAAACCAAACGATTCAGCTGATAATGAAGAAAGGCTCAAGAAAACAATAAGTAATCTAGAGGCAGCAGAAGCAGCAATGGAGTTCGCAGAAGGAAAAGAATTAGCTGCTATTCAGGAGAAAAATGCACGACGGAAAGAAGGCATTAAAAATTTAAAGAATGAAATTATTGAAGAAGATAAATCGCGTATTAATGGGTATCTTTAA
- a CDS encoding aminotransferase-like domain-containing protein, giving the protein MHWQPNRSLPGSLAKQIVAWMTEQIASGQWAQGTKLPPQRQLALTLGVNRSTVQEALDELKADGILSSKVGSATFVSNDSWNMLVKQKQPNWQHYIETSIHRSNYQTIQLINEFEQDESIIRLGTGELAPGLLPTIDIKASLQQLQLDGKTMGYSSPQGSLKLRQALCEYVTKRGITTTPENICIVSGGLQALQLIAVGLLETGSIVFQETFSYLNSVQPFQSFGMHLHSLTDNQLHAKDIERIRKKRQAIHYTIPTLHNPTGRIWSLEEKEAFYMMCESIQLPIIEDDVYFELAFDEQTPAIKSFDQSGQVLYLGSVSKTLSPGLRIGWVIASSPVIKRLADIKMQMDYGSSAISQEIVEHWLRTGLYEQHIHQLKAELKRRAQLIESLLIKHFHAIASWESPKGGFYIWLKCKEPIVTTELFMQLLKKKVLIHPGYIYAPYDTHHIRLSFAYSSDAELRRGMDILYHEIMQILEKQRNE; this is encoded by the coding sequence ATGCATTGGCAACCAAATCGTTCACTACCCGGTAGTTTAGCAAAACAAATCGTCGCATGGATGACCGAACAAATTGCAAGTGGCCAATGGGCACAAGGAACAAAATTACCACCCCAACGCCAGCTGGCACTAACACTCGGCGTCAATCGCAGCACCGTCCAAGAAGCGCTTGACGAATTAAAAGCAGATGGCATTTTATCTTCCAAAGTCGGATCTGCCACATTTGTTTCAAATGATTCTTGGAATATGCTGGTGAAGCAAAAACAGCCAAACTGGCAGCACTATATCGAGACAAGTATTCACAGATCGAACTACCAAACCATTCAGCTTATCAATGAATTCGAACAAGATGAATCCATCATTCGATTGGGGACAGGTGAACTCGCGCCTGGTTTATTACCAACAATAGACATCAAAGCCTCACTCCAGCAGCTGCAATTGGACGGCAAAACAATGGGCTATTCTTCTCCACAAGGTAGCTTAAAACTAAGGCAAGCACTATGTGAATATGTAACAAAACGAGGCATTACCACTACCCCTGAAAATATTTGCATTGTCTCAGGTGGATTACAAGCTCTGCAACTAATCGCAGTTGGCTTGCTTGAAACAGGTTCCATTGTTTTTCAAGAAACCTTTTCCTATTTGAATTCCGTCCAACCATTCCAATCTTTTGGCATGCACTTGCATAGCCTGACAGATAACCAATTACATGCCAAGGACATAGAGCGTATCCGCAAAAAAAGGCAAGCGATTCACTATACAATCCCAACCCTCCATAACCCAACCGGCCGTATCTGGTCATTGGAAGAGAAGGAAGCTTTTTATATGATGTGTGAATCCATACAACTCCCCATTATTGAGGACGATGTCTATTTTGAACTAGCGTTCGATGAACAAACACCTGCGATTAAATCATTCGACCAATCTGGTCAAGTTCTCTATCTTGGGAGTGTCTCCAAAACATTAAGCCCAGGATTAAGAATCGGCTGGGTCATTGCATCATCACCTGTTATTAAACGCTTAGCCGATATCAAAATGCAAATGGACTATGGATCAAGCGCCATCTCACAAGAAATTGTCGAGCACTGGCTTCGTACAGGCCTATATGAACAACATATTCACCAGTTAAAAGCAGAACTAAAACGTCGTGCTCAACTCATAGAAAGCCTATTGATAAAACACTTTCATGCAATTGCTTCTTGGGAATCACCAAAAGGAGGGTTTTATATATGGCTCAAATGTAAAGAGCCGATTGTCACAACGGAGTTGTTTATGCAACTACTGAAGAAAAAAGTACTCATTCATCCTGGCTATATTTATGCGCCTTACGATACGCACCATATCCGTCTGTCATTTGCCTATAGTTCCGATGCTGAATTACGAAGAGGGATGGATATTCTTTATCATGAAATAATGCAGATACTTGAGAAACAGCGCAATGAATGA
- a CDS encoding RNA polymerase alpha subunit C-terminal domain-containing protein yields the protein MTTPKRSLRVCSNGHEYYKSSDCPVCPTCEQERKPADGFLAKLSAPARRALEHHGITTLQQLATYSEKEILQFHGMGPASLPVLRASLEESGLSFKQ from the coding sequence ATGACAACTCCGAAAAGAAGTTTACGAGTATGTAGCAATGGACACGAGTATTATAAGAGCAGTGATTGTCCGGTTTGTCCGACCTGCGAGCAAGAACGTAAGCCGGCCGATGGATTTCTTGCAAAGCTTTCGGCACCTGCCAGAAGAGCGTTGGAGCATCATGGCATTACAACGTTGCAACAATTAGCCACATATAGTGAAAAAGAGATTTTACAATTTCACGGAATGGGACCAGCTTCTTTACCTGTACTCAGAGCTTCATTGGAGGAAAGTGGATTATCATTTAAACAGTAA
- a CDS encoding NAD(P)H-dependent oxidoreductase has product MNILIIYAHPEPRSFNSALKDLAVSELTSLGHQVRVSDLYAMNFKAVADRDDFQSLQNDNFLKYAVEQKYATKTSGFSPDIQAEQEKLLWADFVIFQFPIWWYSVPAILKGWFDRVFASGFIYSRDNRYDTGGLKGRKAMLSATTGSPKHAYTPYGMDGDMNEKILYHINHGMLYFAGLEPVEPFISWTPSHDEEGRKRYLEEYKRRLHNLTEIPTIPYHPTSHYDENHQLKMEYR; this is encoded by the coding sequence ATGAATATATTAATTATTTACGCACACCCAGAGCCCAGATCATTCAATAGTGCTTTAAAGGACCTTGCCGTTTCAGAATTAACATCTCTCGGTCACCAAGTTAGAGTGTCTGATTTATATGCGATGAATTTCAAAGCTGTTGCTGATCGTGATGACTTTCAATCCCTTCAAAACGACAACTTTTTAAAATATGCAGTCGAACAAAAGTATGCAACGAAGACGAGTGGTTTTTCTCCGGATATTCAGGCGGAGCAAGAAAAACTTCTTTGGGCAGATTTTGTTATTTTTCAATTTCCTATCTGGTGGTATTCTGTTCCAGCCATTTTGAAAGGCTGGTTTGATCGAGTATTTGCTTCCGGTTTTATTTATTCAAGAGATAATAGATATGATACTGGTGGTCTCAAAGGTAGAAAAGCGATGTTGTCCGCTACAACAGGCTCTCCTAAACATGCGTATACGCCGTATGGAATGGATGGTGATATGAATGAGAAGATACTTTATCATATTAATCATGGAATGCTTTACTTTGCTGGCTTGGAACCTGTCGAACCCTTCATTTCTTGGACGCCATCACATGATGAAGAAGGTCGAAAGCGATATCTAGAAGAATATAAAAGACGTTTACACAATCTCACGGAAATACCGACTATCCCTTATCATCCCACTTCCCATTATGACGAGAATCATCAATTAAAAATGGAGTACAGGTAG
- a CDS encoding LysE/ArgO family amino acid transporter produces the protein MEPILHGIILAFGLILPLGVQNVFVFTQGVTQPHLLRALPAAITAAICDTLLIILAILGLSVIVLQFEWLRFGLLVVGILFLIYMGKVIWSSGAANVEGKEALPVKKQILFALSVSLLNPHALLDIIGVIGTSAVKYSGQQQFAFAVTCIIVSWLWFLGLTIAGATLKKIKIASKVFILFNKCSAVFIWGTALYLLMGLLAS, from the coding sequence ATGGAACCAATTTTACATGGCATCATTTTAGCATTTGGATTGATATTACCTTTAGGTGTTCAAAACGTTTTTGTCTTTACGCAAGGTGTGACGCAACCACATCTTCTCAGAGCGCTTCCTGCGGCGATAACTGCTGCCATATGTGATACGTTGTTAATAATTTTAGCGATTTTAGGTTTATCGGTAATCGTATTACAATTTGAATGGCTTCGATTTGGCTTGTTAGTCGTGGGCATTCTATTTCTCATCTATATGGGGAAAGTAATCTGGTCTTCTGGCGCGGCGAACGTGGAGGGGAAAGAAGCATTACCTGTTAAAAAGCAAATCCTTTTTGCGCTATCCGTATCGTTATTGAACCCACATGCACTGCTCGATATCATAGGTGTGATTGGGACGAGTGCCGTTAAGTATAGTGGGCAGCAACAATTTGCCTTTGCGGTTACTTGCATCATCGTCTCTTGGCTCTGGTTTTTGGGTTTAACAATTGCTGGGGCAACATTGAAGAAAATAAAAATAGCGAGTAAAGTATTTATTTTATTTAATAAATGCTCAGCGGTATTTATATGGGGAACGGCGTTGTATTTATTGATGGGTTTACTTGCAAGCTGA
- a CDS encoding LysR family transcriptional regulator, with product MNSYDAFIKIIETGSFTKAAEELGYTQSAISQMLHSLEKELSTKLILRSRKGVALTPDGEEFLPYIKNIHNSHRELIEKHNEMQGLESGLIRIGTFSSVSCNWLPGLMKDFKEQYPAVHFELHQGEYTNISNWIKEGSVDFGFVNPTSVSNLTTIPLREDEMLAILPMDHPLAMHHNVSLNELTNDPYILLDEGELSEPLTIFHQNNLQPNIQYRVHDDYTIMAMVEQGLGLTILPKLVLNRCPYNIVTKTISPSVFRTISLAYKNKKVLPIASRYFIDFIIERYSNPV from the coding sequence ATGAATTCGTATGACGCTTTTATCAAAATTATTGAAACAGGCAGTTTTACCAAAGCAGCTGAAGAGCTTGGCTATACGCAATCTGCCATTAGCCAAATGCTTCATTCATTAGAGAAGGAGCTTTCGACCAAGCTGATTTTGCGTTCCCGTAAAGGGGTTGCATTGACGCCGGATGGCGAGGAGTTTTTACCTTATATTAAGAATATACACAATTCACATCGGGAATTGATTGAAAAGCATAACGAGATGCAGGGACTGGAAAGTGGGCTTATCCGAATTGGAACGTTTTCAAGCGTTTCATGCAATTGGCTGCCAGGATTGATGAAGGATTTTAAGGAACAATATCCAGCTGTTCATTTTGAATTACATCAAGGGGAATATACGAATATTTCTAATTGGATTAAAGAAGGAAGCGTAGACTTTGGCTTTGTCAATCCAACTTCTGTCTCAAATCTGACAACCATTCCACTGCGAGAAGATGAAATGCTTGCAATCTTGCCAATGGATCATCCTTTGGCTATGCATCACAATGTTTCCTTAAATGAATTAACAAATGACCCCTATATACTTTTGGATGAGGGCGAACTAAGTGAACCGTTAACCATTTTTCATCAAAACAACCTGCAACCCAATATCCAATACCGGGTGCATGACGATTATACGATTATGGCCATGGTTGAACAAGGACTCGGGCTGACTATTTTACCTAAACTTGTCTTAAATCGCTGCCCGTATAACATTGTAACGAAAACGATCTCTCCATCTGTTTTTCGTACAATCAGTCTGGCATACAAGAACAAAAAAGTGCTGCCAATAGCAAGTAGATATTTTATTGACTTTATCATCGAAAGGTATAGTAATCCTGTTTGA
- the thiO gene encoding glycine oxidase ThiO: MSQQVDVVIIGGGIIGCSTAYYLAKEGMTVHLIERHEIAQGTTCAAGGMLGAHSEYLNDIFYSFACESQALYKEFQRDVGIDIGYTTGGIVQFAHSDEERIALSHWTDAVYLSVKQVRERISYISPPAFGAYLFEEDVHVHPEKTCLAFCEAAKRLGITVSEHTQVNEIIASHGSYQIRNDSTTIVAKHVVITGGAASMELVPGLRMSEVKGQCVQLDAQKLHLPYTLFHRGCYIIPRPDGTLVVGATMEPGLTDLQTTSGGNLALDTIAEHFIPGLSRFPVIKRWAGLRPKTVDDLPYIGRVPGKENMYIAAGHFRNGILLAPATACLIRDLICNTEVQKERIETFDPKRGIFHEANNRTEWQSV; encoded by the coding sequence GTGTCGCAACAAGTTGATGTCGTCATTATCGGTGGTGGAATTATCGGGTGCAGTACCGCCTACTATTTAGCGAAAGAAGGTATGACCGTTCACCTTATCGAGCGCCATGAAATTGCACAAGGCACTACCTGCGCAGCTGGCGGAATGCTTGGTGCACACTCTGAATACTTGAATGATATCTTCTATTCATTCGCATGTGAAAGTCAGGCGCTTTATAAGGAATTCCAACGAGATGTAGGTATAGATATCGGTTATACAACGGGCGGTATTGTCCAGTTTGCACATTCCGATGAAGAACGGATAGCCCTTTCTCATTGGACCGATGCAGTCTACCTATCAGTTAAACAAGTTCGGGAACGGATTTCGTATATCTCCCCTCCCGCTTTCGGGGCTTATCTATTCGAAGAAGATGTCCATGTCCATCCCGAAAAGACTTGCCTCGCATTTTGTGAAGCGGCTAAACGTTTGGGTATAACTGTTTCCGAGCATACACAGGTCAATGAAATCATCGCATCACATGGCAGCTATCAAATACGCAATGATTCGACTACTATTGTCGCGAAACACGTCGTCATTACAGGGGGAGCAGCAAGTATGGAGCTCGTACCTGGACTTCGAATGTCCGAAGTAAAAGGTCAATGTGTTCAGCTTGATGCGCAGAAATTACATTTACCCTACACCCTGTTCCATCGAGGCTGTTACATCATCCCGCGTCCAGATGGAACACTCGTTGTCGGAGCCACGATGGAACCAGGTCTGACAGATTTACAGACTACTTCTGGCGGAAACCTTGCGTTGGATACCATTGCAGAACATTTTATACCAGGTCTTTCCCGCTTTCCTGTTATTAAAAGATGGGCAGGTCTGCGTCCAAAAACCGTTGACGACTTACCTTATATCGGGCGGGTTCCTGGGAAGGAAAATATGTATATCGCAGCGGGTCATTTTAGGAATGGCATTTTGTTAGCACCCGCAACGGCTTGCTTGATTCGAGATTTAATTTGCAACACTGAAGTGCAAAAAGAGCGGATTGAAACATTTGATCCGAAAAGGGGGATTTTTCATGAAGCGAATAATCGAACTGAATGGCAATCGGTATGA
- a CDS encoding DUF2798 domain-containing protein has protein sequence MKQETRLPRNGKEGALYGTIICTLTVLFMVSLNVILAVGEFNVDVAFTIIKLLPVFWIIAMVIEPVLIGRIAEKLVDKFTKPTDSFNAKILFRIIFTVLGMSICMTLIGEWISNGFGSETFNNFLTNWPRNFLLVLIAESLVIQPIARFAMVKLHAAQDRRNQAVAL, from the coding sequence ATGAAACAAGAAACGAGACTACCAAGAAACGGGAAGGAAGGTGCATTGTACGGTACAATCATTTGCACGCTGACAGTTCTCTTTATGGTTTCCTTAAATGTCATTTTAGCTGTTGGAGAATTTAATGTAGACGTCGCCTTCACAATCATTAAACTTTTGCCTGTTTTCTGGATTATAGCCATGGTTATTGAACCGGTTCTTATTGGTCGGATTGCAGAAAAGTTGGTAGACAAATTTACGAAACCAACTGACAGTTTCAATGCTAAAATTTTATTCCGTATCATATTTACCGTACTCGGTATGTCAATTTGTATGACGCTTATCGGTGAATGGATTAGCAATGGGTTTGGTTCTGAAACCTTCAACAATTTCTTAACGAATTGGCCAAGAAATTTCTTACTCGTCCTCATTGCTGAAAGCTTAGTTATTCAACCCATTGCACGATTTGCAATGGTGAAGCTACATGCTGCTCAAGATAGAAGAAATCAGGCGGTAGCTTTGTAA
- a CDS encoding ThiF family adenylyltransferase, whose protein sequence is MTAKYSRQELFAPIGEEGQKRIRNASVFVLGAGALGSSGAEMLVRAGVGRLTIVDRDIIEWTNLHRQQLYTEQDVIEQLPKAVAAKKRLTALNSDVDVTGIVVDVTPQNVLDLMAGHDLVLDATDNIETRLLANDAALKLGIPFFMGACVGSYGLTFPIGIEDHQPCLHCLLETLPSQTLTCDTVGVISPIVVTTAARQVADVLKYITATSFEPKLESTDLWTGNRAAISVTSMKKAECPSCSTDAVYPFLSARESMKTAVLCGRDTVQLAWPISRKFELDSFANSIRGSVSTLLHNPHLVAFEYNGHRVVLFRDGRMLVHGTKDVVTAKKIAAGLLG, encoded by the coding sequence TTGACCGCAAAATATTCACGCCAGGAGTTGTTCGCTCCGATTGGCGAAGAAGGGCAAAAACGGATTCGGAATGCAAGTGTCTTTGTTTTAGGCGCGGGGGCACTTGGCTCGTCTGGTGCTGAAATGCTTGTCCGCGCAGGCGTTGGGCGGCTAACGATTGTGGACAGGGATATTATCGAGTGGACCAATCTTCACCGCCAGCAACTGTATACAGAACAAGACGTCATTGAGCAATTGCCAAAAGCCGTTGCTGCCAAGAAACGATTGACTGCTTTGAATAGCGATGTCGATGTAACCGGGATTGTTGTCGATGTGACACCGCAAAATGTTCTCGATTTGATGGCTGGACATGATCTAGTATTGGATGCAACAGACAATATTGAAACACGCCTATTGGCAAACGATGCCGCGCTAAAACTCGGCATTCCCTTTTTCATGGGGGCATGTGTCGGCAGTTACGGTCTGACATTCCCAATTGGTATTGAAGATCACCAGCCTTGCTTACATTGTTTGTTGGAAACATTGCCATCACAAACATTGACGTGTGATACAGTCGGCGTTATTAGTCCAATTGTTGTAACAACAGCAGCCCGGCAAGTTGCGGACGTATTGAAATATATAACGGCAACATCTTTTGAACCAAAGTTGGAGTCTACTGACTTATGGACTGGAAACCGTGCTGCAATTAGCGTCACAAGTATGAAAAAAGCCGAATGCCCGAGTTGCTCTACGGATGCAGTCTATCCATTCCTTTCCGCACGTGAATCGATGAAAACAGCGGTGCTTTGTGGTCGAGATACTGTACAACTAGCATGGCCAATAAGTAGAAAGTTCGAGCTCGACTCTTTCGCCAACTCCATACGTGGAAGTGTTTCTACACTACTTCACAACCCACATCTTGTTGCCTTCGAATACAATGGCCATCGCGTTGTACTGTTTCGCGATGGACGTATGCTTGTTCATGGTACGAAAGATGTTGTAACAGCGAAGAAAATTGCAGCCGGATTACTGGGCTGA
- a CDS encoding class I SAM-dependent methyltransferase encodes MTEELTFDSKNTIAYEANARVSIPTYDTLFSMVQSYFRAQWGEKEASLLVVGAGGGNELAAWGPSNPKWTFTGVDPSKEMLQMAEHKSIQLGLEKRVKLIQGTVDDLPSSDAKFDAASCILVLHFIEDIQQKLKLLKTIKGKLKPGAPFVLVSAYGDPGEAELQDRINVWKTFFFDVGYESSKLDDMGKGIMKISFIPEKQIEVLLEEAGFTNITRFYSTGLFAGWICHAE; translated from the coding sequence ATGACTGAAGAACTTACATTTGACTCTAAAAATACTATTGCATATGAGGCAAACGCACGAGTCTCGATTCCCACATATGATACGTTATTTTCGATGGTTCAATCTTATTTTCGAGCTCAATGGGGCGAAAAAGAGGCGTCATTGCTCGTGGTCGGAGCAGGTGGAGGAAATGAACTAGCCGCATGGGGACCGTCTAACCCTAAATGGACATTTACCGGAGTTGACCCTTCTAAAGAGATGCTTCAGATGGCTGAGCATAAATCCATTCAACTCGGTTTAGAAAAGCGTGTCAAACTAATTCAAGGGACAGTTGATGACTTGCCATCTTCAGACGCGAAATTCGACGCGGCAAGTTGTATTTTAGTTCTTCATTTCATAGAAGATATACAACAGAAGTTGAAACTGCTTAAAACTATTAAGGGGAAATTGAAGCCGGGAGCGCCATTCGTGCTCGTTAGTGCCTACGGAGACCCTGGTGAAGCCGAACTTCAAGACAGAATAAACGTATGGAAAACTTTTTTCTTTGATGTCGGATATGAATCGTCTAAATTGGACGACATGGGCAAAGGGATTATGAAGATTTCTTTCATCCCTGAAAAACAGATTGAGGTGCTATTAGAAGAAGCTGGTTTTACAAATATAACCCGATTTTATTCAACGGGTCTTTTCGCGGGATGGATTTGCCATGCGGAATGA
- the thiS gene encoding sulfur carrier protein ThiS — protein MKRIIELNGNRYDVPRDIGNIQELLGHLELAERIVIVEMNRDIVSKDAYDKPINDRDQIEIIHFVGGG, from the coding sequence ATGAAGCGAATAATCGAACTGAATGGCAATCGGTATGACGTACCGAGAGATATTGGAAATATACAGGAACTGCTAGGACATCTTGAACTTGCAGAGCGTATCGTCATCGTTGAAATGAATCGTGATATTGTTTCGAAGGATGCCTATGATAAACCAATCAATGACCGCGACCAAATAGAAATTATTCACTTTGTAGGAGGAGGATAA
- a CDS encoding DMT family transporter, whose translation MTQRQANWILATVSFAWGASYIFMKLTVDAIPPITIIALRFGIAFIVMAAIFFKKIIRVDAKTLKYSAILGGLLCGIFIALMYGMKNTTASTAGFLTSTTVILVPILQVFITRKLPSKKIVGGVLIVSTGLALLLIGDDFNIASGALLCLVAALLYAIHIIVTNRFVRKVDALQLGIYQLGFATLFATVGTFLFEEPVLPNSASRWFAILGLALICSAYGFVMQPIAQKYTTPESAGFLFSLEPIFSAILAFIFLHENMGLQGYFGAMLILAGVLVANTTFKKKLKKHM comes from the coding sequence ATGACACAGCGACAGGCGAACTGGATTTTAGCTACGGTTTCATTCGCTTGGGGAGCCTCGTATATCTTCATGAAACTCACGGTGGATGCGATTCCACCAATAACGATCATCGCTTTACGATTTGGCATTGCGTTTATCGTTATGGCAGCAATCTTCTTCAAGAAAATTATCCGTGTAGATGCTAAAACGTTGAAATACAGTGCGATTTTGGGGGGCTTGCTATGTGGAATTTTCATTGCGCTCATGTATGGTATGAAAAACACGACTGCTTCTACAGCTGGTTTCCTGACGAGTACAACAGTTATTCTCGTTCCGATTTTACAAGTATTCATCACACGTAAGCTGCCTAGTAAAAAAATTGTAGGGGGCGTTCTAATTGTCTCAACCGGTTTAGCCTTACTACTGATTGGAGATGATTTTAATATTGCATCTGGCGCCTTACTTTGTTTAGTAGCCGCCCTCCTTTATGCGATTCACATTATCGTTACAAACCGATTTGTACGTAAGGTTGATGCCCTGCAACTAGGGATTTATCAACTGGGATTCGCTACTCTATTTGCAACCGTTGGAACCTTTCTATTTGAAGAACCTGTTTTGCCGAATAGTGCGAGCCGTTGGTTTGCGATACTTGGTCTGGCACTTATCTGTTCTGCTTACGGCTTTGTCATGCAGCCAATTGCTCAAAAGTATACGACACCTGAAAGTGCCGGTTTTCTCTTTTCGCTTGAACCCATTTTTTCAGCTATACTTGCATTTATCTTCCTGCATGAAAATATGGGGCTACAAGGCTATTTTGGTGCCATGCTCATTTTAGCTGGTGTACTCGTGGCGAACACTACATTCAAAAAGAAACTGAAAAAACACATGTAA
- a CDS encoding thiazole synthase, producing the protein MKMLTIGDKTFHSRLLLGTGKYPSFDVQKEAVRVSESEILTFAVRRMNIFEASQPNFLEQLDLSKYTLLPNTAGAKTAEEAVRIAKLAKSSGLCDMIKVEIIGCDRSLLPDPVETLRATELLLDAGFIVLPYTSDDVVLARRLCEMGVHAIMPGASPIGSGRGILNPLNLSFIIEQSTVPVIIDAGIGSPKDAAYAMELGADGVLLNTAVSEAKDPVKMALAMKLAVDAGRLGYEAGRMPERDYAVASSPLEGLVTN; encoded by the coding sequence ATAAAGATGTTAACAATTGGTGATAAAACATTCCATTCAAGGTTGCTACTAGGAACAGGTAAATATCCGTCGTTTGATGTGCAAAAAGAAGCTGTGCGGGTATCGGAATCAGAAATTCTAACATTTGCAGTAAGACGCATGAATATATTCGAAGCATCACAACCCAATTTTCTAGAGCAACTGGACCTGTCAAAATATACATTACTCCCTAATACGGCGGGCGCAAAAACAGCTGAGGAAGCGGTACGTATTGCAAAACTAGCAAAATCTTCAGGACTCTGTGACATGATAAAAGTTGAAATCATCGGATGCGATCGGTCATTGCTTCCCGACCCAGTAGAAACACTACGCGCAACGGAACTGTTATTGGACGCAGGGTTTATCGTCCTTCCTTATACATCTGATGATGTAGTACTTGCACGTAGATTATGTGAAATGGGTGTACACGCTATTATGCCAGGTGCCTCCCCTATTGGATCAGGACGCGGAATTTTGAACCCACTCAACTTGTCGTTTATCATCGAGCAATCTACTGTCCCTGTTATTATCGATGCTGGAATTGGTTCACCGAAAGATGCTGCTTATGCGATGGAACTCGGTGCGGACGGGGTTTTATTGAACACGGCGGTTTCGGAAGCGAAGGATCCTGTAAAAATGGCGCTGGCGATGAAGCTAGCCGTTGATGCGGGACGACTTGGCTATGAAGCTGGTCGGATGCCGGAGCGCGATTATGCGGTTGCGAGCAGTCCATTGGAAGGACTTGTAACAAATTGA